In Synergistaceae bacterium, one DNA window encodes the following:
- a CDS encoding TrkH family potassium uptake protein codes for MTPRIRETAARLWGVYALLTAAQAALLSLGGMSAFDALVHSFGTVATGGFSTLNQSLGQYGSAYFEWVTAAFMFLAGANFVLHYRFLRGDLSAFFKNDEFRVYAGIVLASTVAVSAELMRAGVFPSATEAVRRGAFQVVSVITTTGFITADYELWPSFVRMLLFFLMFAGGCAGSTGGGIKTIRLIVLWRHMRAGMQELLHPRAVVHIKVGGKPVKEEAISSVTSFFILYMTVFTCGTFFMTLTGLDFTTAVTGTASTLGNVGPALGSLGPMENYSVVPRAAKWGFSALMLLGRLELYTVLLLFMPGTWRR; via the coding sequence ATGACGCCCAGGATAAGGGAGACGGCCGCCCGCCTGTGGGGGGTCTACGCGCTGCTGACCGCGGCTCAGGCAGCGCTTCTTTCGCTCGGTGGCATGAGCGCCTTCGACGCGTTGGTCCACTCCTTCGGGACGGTGGCGACGGGCGGGTTCTCCACTTTGAACCAGAGCCTGGGCCAGTACGGCTCCGCCTACTTCGAGTGGGTGACCGCCGCATTCATGTTCCTCGCGGGTGCGAACTTCGTTCTGCACTACCGTTTTTTAAGGGGCGACCTCTCCGCCTTCTTTAAGAACGACGAGTTCCGCGTCTACGCCGGGATCGTGCTCGCCTCGACCGTCGCCGTCAGCGCGGAGCTGATGCGCGCCGGTGTCTTCCCCTCGGCGACGGAGGCCGTACGGCGCGGGGCGTTCCAGGTCGTGAGCGTGATCACCACCACCGGCTTCATAACCGCCGACTACGAGCTGTGGCCCTCCTTCGTCAGGATGCTGCTCTTCTTCCTGATGTTCGCCGGCGGTTGCGCAGGCTCCACCGGCGGCGGCATCAAGACCATCAGGCTTATCGTGCTTTGGCGTCACATGCGCGCCGGGATGCAGGAGCTGCTGCACCCGAGGGCAGTCGTGCACATCAAGGTCGGCGGCAAACCGGTCAAGGAGGAGGCCATCTCCTCGGTGACCTCGTTCTTCATTCTTTACATGACGGTCTTCACCTGCGGGACTTTCTTCATGACCCTGACGGGGCTGGACTTCACCACAGCCGTGACAGGGACGGCGTCGACGCTTGGAAACGTCGGCCCTGCCCTGGGTTCGTTAGGGCCGATGGAGAACTACTCGGTCGTGCCCCGGGCGGCGAAGTGGGGATTCTCGGCCTTGATGCTGCTCGGACGGCTTGAACTGTACACGGTGCTGCTGCTCTTCATGCCGGGGACGTGGAGGAGGTAG